CAAGCGAGCGACGCCTTCCATCGGTTTTTTCAAATTCCTTTGTACTTTTCAAAATATTATGCACATAGTTTTTTAGTTCCTTTTTACATCTTTAGAtttatgatttttttaaatcaCGGACATTTTTATATCCAAGATTTTAAAATAATATCCGACAACATTTGTTGTAATACATGTACATTTAAAATCTTGAGAACATCTCTTTAAATCTGTGCACATTTTCTGATTTTACGGATATTTTACAAATTCTTGAACGTTGCCTGGTTTGGCATCCATTACGATCCACATGAACAAACCGACGAATATTTAATTTCTTGACGACCATACATTAAAATGGACGCATTCAAAGGATCTATGCATGGATGAACCTTACTCACAACTCAAGGTTTCTTCACGACCTAATCATCATATACCGCTGCGGCGCTGACGTGCAGGACCAGGTGCAGCACACGGTCACTCGTAGTATGATTCAAGGAATGTGTCTGCGCGTACGTACATATATCTGTGGATTGGCCCTCAAGccatggcacggctgcacggccggGCACATCTGCACGCTAGCTAGCTGCTCCATTCACCAATCAATCAGGGTGGCCTTGCGACGTACGTacgaatgaatcaaccgcgtgcgaAGACTATAAACAAACGATCGTGAGAATATGAGCACCACATCACCACACAACCATCAGCGACAAATCAATATAGACCGTACTCATCAGCTTGCGCGCTCCAGTTTTGGGATCAGCTACATATATCACAAGTTCTGAAGTTTCGAGGGCACACAGCCATAGATATGGCTCCAGGTCGAGTTGTTGTGGTGATGCTGCTGGCGGTCAGCAGTGCGCTGTTGTCTGTGGCCACGGACACCACAATTGTGCCATCCCCGCAACCGCTCCTCTGGCAGAAGGCGCATGCGACATTCTACGGTGGCGCTGACGCCTCCGACACAATGGGTAATTATTCAAGTCACATAACTACATCTATTTTGTGTGTGCATGCCTGCTTCGTCTTGTTCTTTTGTATATTAACACTTGTGATGTACTATATTATATATTGCAGGTGGTGCGTGCGGGTATGGCAACCTCTTCTCGGAAGGATACGGGACACGCACGGCGGCTCTGAGCACCGTGCTGTTCAATGATGGCGCCGCGTGCGGGCAGTGCTACAAGATCGCATGCGATCGCAAGCGTGCGGACCCGGTGTTTTGCAAGCCTGGCGTGACAGTGACCGTCAAGGCCACGAACTTCTGCCCTCCCAACGATGCTCTCCCCAATGATAACGGCGGCTGGTGCAACACGCCAAGGCCGCACTTCGACATGGCCCAGCCAGCCTGGGAAAAGATTGGTGTTTATAAAGGTGGCATCATCCCTGTTATGTACCAAAGGTATATCTGCGCTTCTTACTGGTTCAAAAATTAGTCCAAAGTGACCGGAGTGACATAACTTCAAGTTTTTCTATGCCACTGCCATACACATGCAGAGTTCCGTGCGTGAAGCGGGGTGGCGTGAGATTCAAAATCAATGGTCATGATTACTTCAATCTTGTGCTTGTGAGCAATGTTGCCGCAGCAGGCTCGATCAATTCCATGGATGTCAAGAGCTCCGACTCTGAAGACTGGATGCCAATGGCACGCAATTGGGGCGCTAACTGGCACTCGCTGGCGAACCTCACAGGAAAGATGCTCTCCTTCAGACTAACCAACACTGATGGACACTTGCTTGTGTTCAACGACGTTGTGCCAAAGGGATGGACATTTGGGCAAACATTTGTTAGCAAATTGCAATTCTAGCGAGCAATGTCTGCCAACCAATTAATTTACCAGGGCAACTGATGGATTTGTGATAATTATGTTGCATAAAATGCAAGTTATGGTGCTTAATGTGTGTGCTGCCTGTAGCACTGATCTAATTTACCATTCAATTTGTTCATACTCAATGTGCAATTCCTATGGTG
The Triticum dicoccoides isolate Atlit2015 ecotype Zavitan chromosome 3A, WEW_v2.0, whole genome shotgun sequence genome window above contains:
- the LOC119270997 gene encoding expansin-A23-like; this encodes MAPGRVVVVMLLAVSSALLSVATDTTIVPSPQPLLWQKAHATFYGGADASDTMGGACGYGNLFSEGYGTRTAALSTVLFNDGAACGQCYKIACDRKRADPVFCKPGVTVTVKATNFCPPNDALPNDNGGWCNTPRPHFDMAQPAWEKIGVYKGGIIPVMYQRVPCVKRGGVRFKINGHDYFNLVLVSNVAAAGSINSMDVKSSDSEDWMPMARNWGANWHSLANLTGKMLSFRLTNTDGHLLVFNDVVPKGWTFGQTFVSKLQF